The proteins below are encoded in one region of Aequorivita iocasae:
- the hutI gene encoding imidazolonepropionase — MKLLLTHIKELLQVRENCPTKLSGKEMKELPTIKNAWVFINHGVIEDYGTMDKMGPHQGFKTLDCSGKIVLPAWCDSHSHIVYAGNREQEFVDRINGLSYQEIAEKGGGIVNSAKKLQETSEEDLYHQSAARLEEVMRLGTGSIEIKSGYGLTTDAELKMLRVAKKLSEEYPITIKTTFLGAHAIPTEYKGNKDGYLDLLCNEMLPKIAEEKLAEYVDIFCEEGYFSVADMERILSEGKKHNLIPKVHVNQFNSIGGIAAAVKHNALSVDHLEVLTDDDLEALKNSETMPVALPSCSYFLSIPYTPGRKIIDAGLPLALATDYNPGSTPSGNMNFVVATACIKMRLTPEEAINAATVNGAYAMGLSKTHGSITRGKKANFIITKPVPSYGYLPYAFGSNLIDTVIINGQEVK, encoded by the coding sequence ATGAAATTACTGTTAACTCACATAAAAGAATTGCTTCAAGTCCGTGAAAACTGCCCCACAAAACTCAGCGGAAAAGAAATGAAAGAACTCCCAACAATAAAAAACGCTTGGGTTTTTATAAACCATGGCGTGATTGAAGATTATGGAACTATGGACAAAATGGGGCCGCACCAAGGTTTTAAAACTTTGGATTGTAGTGGGAAAATTGTATTGCCAGCTTGGTGCGACAGCCACTCACACATTGTTTACGCTGGAAATCGGGAACAGGAATTTGTAGACCGCATTAATGGGCTTAGCTATCAAGAAATCGCAGAAAAAGGCGGTGGAATCGTGAACAGCGCCAAAAAATTACAAGAAACTTCGGAAGAAGATTTATATCATCAATCCGCCGCACGCTTGGAAGAAGTGATGCGCCTAGGTACTGGCTCCATAGAAATAAAAAGCGGTTACGGACTTACAACAGACGCGGAATTGAAGATGCTACGCGTTGCCAAAAAACTTTCGGAAGAATATCCCATTACAATCAAAACTACATTTCTGGGAGCGCATGCAATCCCGACGGAATATAAAGGCAATAAAGATGGTTATCTGGATTTGTTGTGCAACGAAATGCTTCCAAAAATTGCCGAAGAAAAACTAGCCGAATATGTGGATATTTTCTGTGAAGAAGGTTATTTTTCGGTTGCAGATATGGAACGGATTCTTTCCGAAGGAAAAAAACACAACCTCATTCCTAAAGTTCATGTAAACCAATTCAACAGTATCGGCGGAATTGCAGCTGCAGTAAAACACAATGCTTTAAGTGTGGATCATCTGGAAGTATTGACCGATGATGATTTGGAAGCATTAAAAAACAGTGAAACAATGCCCGTGGCACTTCCCTCCTGCTCTTACTTTTTGAGTATTCCATACACACCGGGCAGAAAAATAATTGATGCAGGATTGCCGTTAGCACTTGCAACAGATTACAACCCGGGTTCCACGCCAAGTGGAAATATGAATTTTGTGGTTGCAACGGCTTGTATTAAAATGCGTTTAACCCCCGAAGAAGCAATAAATGCCGCAACGGTAAACGGTGCATACGCAATGGGCTTGAGCAAAACCCACGGCAGCATCACAAGGGGTAAAAAGGCCAACTTCATCATTACAAAACCAGTGCCGTCCTATGGCTATTTGCCTTATGCTTTCGGAAGTAATTTGATTGATACGGTAATCATTAATGGTCAAGAAGTAAAATGA
- a CDS encoding formimidoylglutamase has product MSLVKIYSEKDIFSFLKKRAGETKFGEKVNFVETLEDLKNHSAKYVILGIPEDIGVRANYGNPGTAKAWEASLGSLLNIQHNHLINAENVILLGEIDCETQMKQAATISKEESHYAEALGELVTQIDHKVSEIIKAIVETGKFPIIIGGGHNNSYGNLKGTSEALKNPINCINFDAHTDFRALEHRHSGNGFSYAFADGFLDKYFIFGLHRNYTSGAVFNSIEKNSERVKFNLFEDISVKQKLSFSEAMKEAENFCCNETFGIELDTDAIEFMGSSAISPSGFTLTEARQFVAHFSKNTNATYLHICEGLPSVGIFPNQIGKTISYLVSDVLS; this is encoded by the coding sequence ATGAGTCTTGTGAAAATTTATTCCGAAAAAGATATTTTTTCTTTTCTTAAAAAAAGAGCTGGAGAAACCAAGTTTGGCGAAAAAGTAAACTTTGTTGAAACGCTCGAAGATTTAAAAAATCATTCAGCCAAATATGTGATTTTAGGAATTCCCGAGGATATTGGCGTTCGTGCAAATTATGGAAATCCTGGAACAGCTAAAGCTTGGGAAGCCTCTTTGGGAAGCCTTTTAAATATTCAACACAATCATTTAATCAATGCTGAAAACGTTATCCTTTTGGGCGAAATTGATTGTGAAACCCAAATGAAACAAGCAGCAACTATTTCTAAAGAAGAAAGCCATTATGCCGAAGCACTAGGCGAATTGGTTACCCAAATTGACCATAAAGTTTCCGAAATCATAAAAGCAATTGTCGAAACTGGTAAGTTTCCAATAATCATTGGCGGCGGCCACAACAATAGTTATGGAAATTTAAAAGGCACCTCCGAGGCACTGAAAAACCCAATTAACTGTATCAATTTTGATGCGCATACAGATTTTCGAGCCTTGGAACATAGGCATAGCGGCAACGGGTTTTCGTATGCCTTTGCGGATGGTTTTTTGGATAAATATTTCATCTTCGGGCTTCATAGAAATTATACTTCGGGAGCAGTTTTTAATTCTATCGAAAAAAATTCAGAAAGGGTAAAATTCAATCTTTTTGAGGATATTTCGGTGAAACAAAAATTGTCTTTTTCAGAAGCAATGAAAGAAGCAGAGAATTTCTGCTGCAATGAAACTTTTGGAATTGAGCTGGATACGGACGCTATAGAATTTATGGGAAGCAGTGCCATTTCACCCAGCGGATTTACGTTGACCGAAGCACGACAATTTGTTGCGCATTTCTCAAAAAATACAAATGCTACATACCTTCATATTTGTGAAGGATTGCCATCTGTTGGCATTTTTCCGAATCAAATTGGTAAAACTATTTCTTATTTGGTGAGCGACGTTTTATCTTAA